The following proteins come from a genomic window of Drosophila miranda strain MSH22 chromosome Y unlocalized genomic scaffold, D.miranda_PacBio2.1 Contig_Y5_pilon, whole genome shotgun sequence:
- the LOC117195102 gene encoding uncharacterized protein LOC117195102 translates to MGGDLNASIVAPDYHPPPVKSSLPRLSLPTFDGTYANYKNFIHSFEQIVVRESGLSNIEKFNYLLTCLTGPALDTIQAFQVTSENYPKALAKLKSRFDNPTLIFLEGIEALFALQPVERSNSQQLHSLVDKASAILSSLESIGKPENIVHAMVIYIIMEKCDQQARNKWKESQDYKTLPTWLACTQLLERHCQFLHSSGNSAATSSQRKAESNKSNRHSNHQINSSCAITNPSCTLCSSSGHKISNCAQFKAMNSNQRYDNAKRLGLCINCLGNGHRVAQCSSTHRCRSCNRNHHSSLHHSQPQQPPQSSAGQSSTTEPVLQPAQPSWQTAHQAASHSHMEIAADDQILLATAMVLVKDATASPSS, encoded by the exons atgggaGGAGATCTGAACGCCAGCATTGTTGCGCCGGACTACCACCCACCGCCAGTGAAGTCATCGTTACCAAGGTTGTCGCTACCCACTTTCGACGGAACATATGCAAACTATAAGAATTTCATTCACTCGTTCGAGCAAATTGTTGTGCGTGAGTCTGGATTGTCTAATATAGAAAAGTTTAATTATTTGCTGACCTGCCTCACGGGGCCGGCATTAGATACAATTCAGGCATTCCAGGTTACAAGCGAAAACTATCCGAAGGCCCTAGCAAAACTCAAAAGCCGTTTTGATAATCCTACTCTTATATTTTTAGAAGGTATTGAGGCATTGTTTGCACTACAACCTGTAGAAAGGTCAAACAGTCAGCAGCTTCACAGCCTAGTGGATAAGGCATCCGCTATATTAAGCTCGCTGGAGTCCATCGGCAAACCTGAGAACATTGTTCACGCTAtggttatatatattataatggaaaagtgTGATCAGCAAGCTCGGAACAAGTGGAAGGAATCGCAGGACTACAAAACTCTGCCAACCTGGCTAGCATGCACACAGCTTTTGGAACGCCACTGTCAGTTTCTCCATTCGTCTGGAAACTCGGCTGCTACTTCGTCACAACGAAAGGCTGAATCCAATAAGTCAAATCGTCATTCTAATCACCAAATAAACTCGTCGTGTGCTATCACTAATCCGTCTTGTACACTTTGTTCTAGTTCTGGCCATAAGATCTCTAATTGCGCTCAGTTCAAGGCTATGAACAGCAACCAACGGTACGACAATGCAAAACGCCTCGGTCTCTGCATCAATTGTCTTGGAAATGGTCATAGAGTGGCGCAATGTTCATCGACTCATCGTTGCCGATCCTGTAATCGGAATCATCATTCATCTTTGCATCACTCTCAGCCGCAACAGCCACCCCAATCATCAGCAGGACAATCTTCAACTACTGAACCGGTACTCCAACCAGCGCAACCCTCCTGGCAAACGGCTCATCAAGCTGCTTCACACTCTCATATGGAGATCGCAGCAGATGATCAAATTTTGTTGGCAACAGCTATGGTTTTGGTAAAGGATGCCACAG CTTCGCCTTCGTCGTGA